DNA from Chloroflexota bacterium:
GACACATTCTGGAGTTTTAAGCATGCTTTAAAATTCATTTCTAAAAAGGCGGCTTTTCCTCCTCTGGGCTTGTTGACTGTGGCAGCAATGCTACCAAAAGAGTGGGAAAAGAAGCTCGTGGATATGAACATGGCAAATTTGAACGCCAGAGATATTGAATGGGCTGATTACGTCTTTATCAGTGCTATGGCTATACAGAGAGATTCAGTGAAGGATGTTATCAGGAAATGTAAAAAATTGGGCGCTAAGATTGTTGCCGGCGGCCCTCTTTTCACTACCGGACATGAAGAATTCGATGGAATAGACCATTTCGTGCTTAATGAGGCCGAGATTACGCTGCCATCCTTTTTACAGGATTTGAGCGATGGCTGTGCTAAACATATTTACACATCTGATAAATACCCGGACATAACAACAACTCCCGTCCCAGCTTGGGAACTTATTAACCTGAGCAAATATTCCTCAATGAGTGCTCAATATTCTCGAGGTTGTCCCTTTGATTGTGAGTTCTGCGACATCGTCCTGCTGAATGGACACATGCCGCGAACAAAGGATAAAGACCAATTATTGGCTGAACTAGAGGCACTGCGCAAACAAGGCTGGCGGGGCAGTGTCTTTATTGTCGACGATAATTTCATAGGTAATAAGAGGAAACTGAAGACGGAAATCCTCCCGGCATTAAGCAAATGGATGAAAGAAAAAAGGCATCCCTTCTCACTCTTCACCGAAGCCTCCGTAAATCTCGCTGACGATGAAGAGCTAATGCGATTGATGGTCGAAGCCAATTTCAACACAGTATTCGTCGGAATTGAAACTACAAACGAAGAGAGCCTATCCGAATGCGGGAAGTCGCAAAATAGAAATCGAGATTTGCTAGCTTCCGTTAAGAAGCTCCAGAGCTATGGTTTACAGGTGCACGGAGGATTTATTGTCGGCTTTGATAATGACCCGCCCTCAACCTTCGAGAACTTAATAAATTTCATTCAAAGAAGCGGAATTGTCACGGCAATGGTCGGCTTATTAAACGCGCCTCCCGGCACAAAGCTATATCACCGCCTGAAAAAGGAGAACCGCCTACTATCAGAATTCTCCGGTGACAACACCGATTGCTCTATTAACTTCATTCCTAAAATGGACTATAAAGTTCTTATCAAAGGCTATTACAAAATCATCGATAACATCTACGCACCCAAGCAGTACTATGAACGCGTAAAAACATTCCTGAAACAATACAAATCCACGCGAACAAAGGGACTTCGACCTCGGCTTGAACATCTTATGGCGCTGGTCAAGTCTGTGTGGTTCTTGGGAATCAAGGAAAAGGGAAGAAAATACTACTGGAAGCTCATCGGCTGGACATTATTAAGACACCCAAAGTCTCTCCCCATGTCAG
Protein-coding regions in this window:
- a CDS encoding DUF4070 domain-containing protein; its protein translation is MRILLVYPQYPDTFWSFKHALKFISKKAAFPPLGLLTVAAMLPKEWEKKLVDMNMANLNARDIEWADYVFISAMAIQRDSVKDVIRKCKKLGAKIVAGGPLFTTGHEEFDGIDHFVLNEAEITLPSFLQDLSDGCAKHIYTSDKYPDITTTPVPAWELINLSKYSSMSAQYSRGCPFDCEFCDIVLLNGHMPRTKDKDQLLAELEALRKQGWRGSVFIVDDNFIGNKRKLKTEILPALSKWMKEKRHPFSLFTEASVNLADDEELMRLMVEANFNTVFVGIETTNEESLSECGKSQNRNRDLLASVKKLQSYGLQVHGGFIVGFDNDPPSTFENLINFIQRSGIVTAMVGLLNAPPGTKLYHRLKKENRLLSEFSGDNTDCSINFIPKMDYKVLIKGYYKIIDNIYAPKQYYERVKTFLKQYKSTRTKGLRPRLEHLMALVKSVWFLGIKEKGRKYYWKLIGWTLLRHPKSLPMSVTLSIYGFHFRKIVKGYIRTLALNNS